Part of the Halalkalibacter krulwichiae genome is shown below.
CTCCGATATCGGTAAGCGGCAGGAGCTTTTGCTCCGTTACCTCTTGTGTTAATGGACTTACGAAGTGGTTGTACCACACATATAGCTCATCAAACACTCCATCAGCGAACATTTCTACCGTTGTACGTGCGATATTTTTAATATCGTTGAACTCAGGTTGATCAGAAAGTCCAGTGATTTCTTGAATGATTGGAAGGTTGCGTTTTTTAAACAAATCACGTCCGATACGTCCCATAACGACAATTCCGTACTCATCTGGTGATTTATGACGTTGTTGGATTGTAGTAAGAAGCGAACGAGTCAGGCTCGCATTGTAGCCCCCAGCTAAACCACGGTCAGATGTAATGACAATATAGCCAGTTTTCTTAACCGGACGCTCTTCTAGCATCGGATGGCTTACCTCTGTCGATGAAGAAGCAATACTCGCCACAACCTCACGAATTTTCTCCGTATAAGGTAAAAATGATTGTGCATTCGTTTGAGCACGGTTCAATTTCGCAGCTGATACCATTTGCATCGCTTTTGTGATTTGCTTTGTCTTCTTCGTTGACGTAATTCGCCCTTTTATCTCTCTCATTGAAGCCATTTATTTTCACCACCTTTTCGCAAAACTAAAAGAGTTAATCTCCTGATTGGATGGTACGCAGCGAGGCAATGGCCTGTTACCTGCTGCTTGCACCATTATTTACTTACTGCTAGGAATGAAACCTTTTTTAAATTCACTAATCGCAGCTTTGAACTCATCTTCATCAGGAAGATTTCCAGTTGTGCGAATATGGTCAAGGATCTCTTTTTTGTTGTGATCAAAGTAAGTGAATAACTCTGACTCAAAACGAAGAACATCTGCAACTGGGACATCATCAATGAATCCTTTTGTTAAAGCGTAGATGATCGTTACTTGGTACTCAACTGGTTGCGGCTTATGAAGATCTTGCTTAAGAACCTCAACCGTACGTTGACCACGATCTAGTTTCGCTTGAGTTGCTTTATCTAAATCAGAACCGAACTGAGCAAATGCTTCTAGTTCACGATATGCCGCTAAGTCTAGACGCAATGTACCAGCAACTTTTTTCATTGCTTTGATTTGCGCCGATCCACCAACACGTGATACCGAAAGACCGGCATTTACCGCTGGACGAACACCTGAGTAGAATAGATCTGATTGTAAGAAGATCTGTCCATCAGTGATCGAAATTA
Proteins encoded:
- the atpG gene encoding ATP synthase F1 subunit gamma; the encoded protein is MASMREIKGRITSTKKTKQITKAMQMVSAAKLNRAQTNAQSFLPYTEKIREVVASIASSSTEVSHPMLEERPVKKTGYIVITSDRGLAGGYNASLTRSLLTTIQQRHKSPDEYGIVVMGRIGRDLFKKRNLPIIQEITGLSDQPEFNDIKNIARTTVEMFADGVFDELYVWYNHFVSPLTQEVTEQKLLPLTDIGEGTKTTTYEYEPSEQAILERLLPQYAESLIYGALLDAKASEFGARMTAMSAATDNATALIDDLTLVYNRARQAAITQEITEIVGGAAALE